In Thermoplasmata archaeon, the following are encoded in one genomic region:
- the argS gene encoding arginine--tRNA ligase: MSSASDPPSESFDPLAPFVEAATRGIASALASLGLGWSADQVLAQLDTDGGEEGDFAFPVHRAAAEAHRPAEEFAGALARAFPADAQLLPPRAKGAYLNVAADPRRLTEATLGLVLGRRDRYGRRERAGPATCVEHTSANPTGPFHIGRVRNAIIGDTLARIVRASGAAVTTQYYVDDMGRQAALISWIWSKPRDQWPAAVREAVDGHEEPGEKPDRRWGRPYPAASAYLKEHADAQAEVAARVQQIESGAPPPDHRQITQQILDGMLASLARLDIHFDEFVWESDFLRDGSVERVLERLRQAPHAVREDNGAWAIDAAGYGLPKATSRVIFQRGNGTSLYVTRDVAYHLAKFARFASLIDVLGQDHQLHARTLNALLAEVGEARRPTYLVYQDITVPEGGRMSTRKGSAVWLDQLIEEAVERARREVRSRREDLLESDLERIAEAVATGAIRYHIARVAPEKPVAFRWEDALSFEGRSGPFLQYAYARASSVLRKAEQDAGPFPFDAGRLTDPEEAALVRILARFPSTVARAARSMHVQSVAGYAHELADRFNRFYHAVPVLRSGEERASRIALVAAVRQALGNALDLLGVARLETM; the protein is encoded by the coding sequence ATGTCGAGCGCTTCGGATCCGCCTTCCGAGTCGTTCGACCCGCTGGCTCCGTTCGTCGAGGCCGCCACCCGGGGGATCGCGAGCGCGCTCGCGAGCCTCGGCTTAGGTTGGTCCGCGGACCAGGTGCTCGCCCAGCTCGACACGGACGGAGGGGAGGAGGGCGACTTCGCCTTCCCCGTCCACCGCGCCGCCGCCGAGGCCCACCGACCGGCGGAGGAGTTCGCCGGCGCGCTCGCGCGGGCGTTCCCGGCCGATGCCCAGCTCCTGCCCCCGCGCGCGAAGGGCGCGTACCTCAACGTCGCCGCCGATCCCCGCCGTCTCACGGAGGCCACCCTCGGCCTCGTGCTCGGCCGCCGCGATCGCTACGGGCGCCGCGAGCGTGCCGGACCGGCCACGTGCGTCGAGCACACCAGCGCGAACCCGACCGGCCCGTTCCACATCGGCCGCGTCCGCAACGCGATCATCGGCGACACGCTCGCGCGGATCGTGCGGGCGAGCGGAGCGGCGGTCACGACGCAGTACTACGTCGACGACATGGGCCGGCAGGCCGCGCTGATCAGCTGGATCTGGTCGAAGCCCCGCGATCAGTGGCCGGCCGCGGTTCGCGAGGCGGTCGACGGCCATGAGGAACCCGGCGAGAAGCCGGACCGGCGCTGGGGGCGGCCCTATCCCGCGGCGAGCGCGTATCTCAAGGAGCACGCGGACGCGCAGGCCGAGGTCGCGGCCCGAGTGCAACAGATCGAGAGTGGCGCTCCGCCACCGGACCACCGGCAGATCACGCAGCAGATCCTCGATGGGATGCTCGCGTCACTCGCGCGGCTCGACATCCACTTCGACGAGTTCGTCTGGGAGTCGGACTTCCTGCGGGACGGTTCGGTCGAGCGCGTCCTCGAGCGGCTCCGCCAGGCGCCGCACGCCGTGCGCGAGGACAACGGGGCATGGGCGATCGACGCCGCCGGCTACGGACTTCCCAAAGCGACCTCGCGGGTGATCTTCCAGCGCGGGAACGGCACGAGCCTCTACGTGACGCGCGACGTCGCCTACCACCTCGCGAAGTTCGCCCGCTTCGCGTCCCTCATCGACGTGCTCGGCCAGGACCACCAGCTCCACGCCCGCACGCTGAACGCGTTGCTCGCCGAGGTCGGCGAGGCGCGGCGCCCGACGTACCTCGTGTACCAGGACATCACGGTCCCCGAGGGCGGCCGGATGTCGACGCGCAAGGGATCGGCCGTCTGGCTCGACCAGCTCATCGAGGAGGCCGTCGAGCGGGCGCGCCGCGAGGTCCGCTCCCGACGGGAGGACCTACTGGAGTCGGACCTCGAGCGGATCGCCGAGGCCGTCGCGACCGGGGCGATCCGCTACCACATCGCGCGGGTCGCCCCGGAGAAGCCCGTCGCCTTTCGCTGGGAGGACGCCCTCAGTTTCGAGGGGCGAAGCGGTCCGTTCCTCCAGTACGCCTACGCGCGGGCGTCGAGCGTGCTCCGAAAGGCGGAGCAGGACGCGGGCCCGTTCCCGTTCGATGCCGGCCGCCTGACCGATCCGGAGGAGGCGGCGCTCGTTCGGATCCTCGCGCGGTTCCCCTCCACGGTCGCGCGGGCGGCCCGGTCCATGCACGTCCAGTCCGTCGCGGGCTACGCGCACGAACTGGCCGACCGGTTCAACCGGTTCTACCACGCGGTCCCCGTGCTGCGGAGCGGGGAGGAGCGCGCGAGCCGGATCGCGCTGGTCGCGGCCGTACGGCAGGCGCTGGGCAACGCCCTGGACCTCCTCGGCGTCGCGCGCCTGGAGACGATGTAG
- a CDS encoding MscL family protein has product MGSIREDFQKFISRGNLIQLAIAFVMGVAFTALVTALVVDIFTPLIGVAGKFNFQSWNYTLNGSTFMQGAFLNAVITFITIVVVVFFAIALPYQRYQDRQAAKKAAAPPTTRPCPECLSDIPLAAKRCAFCTSMVSPVDASTVAKPS; this is encoded by the coding sequence ATGGGGAGCATCCGCGAGGACTTCCAGAAGTTCATCAGCCGAGGGAACCTGATCCAGCTGGCGATCGCGTTCGTGATGGGCGTCGCGTTCACCGCGCTGGTCACGGCGCTGGTCGTGGACATCTTCACGCCGCTCATCGGCGTCGCCGGGAAGTTCAACTTTCAGTCCTGGAACTACACGCTCAACGGCAGCACGTTCATGCAGGGCGCCTTCCTCAACGCGGTCATCACGTTCATCACGATCGTGGTCGTCGTCTTCTTCGCGATCGCGCTGCCCTATCAGCGCTACCAGGACCGACAGGCGGCGAAGAAGGCCGCCGCGCCCCCGACGACCCGACCGTGCCCGGAGTGCCTGTCCGACATCCCCCTCGCGGCGAAGCGCTGCGCCTTCTGCACCTCGATGGTGAGCCCGGTGGACGCGAGCACGGTCGCCAAGCCGAGCTAG
- the queC gene encoding 7-cyano-7-deazaguanine synthase QueC, with product MNPERRRGAVVLLSGGMDSATCLAIARRAHREVHALTVLYGQRHAREVRSARALARRFRTRRHVVVRVPIASLVDSALTDRRRALPRGGPRPGAIPATYVPARNTVLLALALGYAESHGLDRIYLGANAIDYSGYPDCRPEFLRAFERVARLGTRRGVEGRARLRVRAPLLRWTKAEIVRAGERLGVPWALTWSCYAGGTRPCGRCDACRLRARGFAAAGVVDPLLVRA from the coding sequence GTGAATCCGGAGCGGCGCCGTGGGGCGGTGGTCCTCCTGTCCGGCGGCATGGACTCCGCGACCTGCCTCGCGATCGCGCGGCGCGCGCATCGGGAGGTCCATGCGCTCACCGTCCTCTACGGCCAGCGGCACGCGCGCGAAGTCCGCTCCGCGCGCGCTCTCGCCCGCCGATTCCGGACCCGGCGGCACGTCGTGGTCCGGGTCCCGATCGCGTCGCTCGTCGATTCGGCGCTCACGGACCGGAGGAGGGCGCTCCCGCGCGGCGGACCGCGCCCTGGCGCGATCCCGGCGACGTACGTGCCGGCGCGCAACACGGTCCTCCTCGCGCTCGCCCTGGGCTACGCCGAGTCCCACGGCCTCGATCGGATCTACCTCGGCGCGAACGCGATCGATTATTCCGGCTACCCGGACTGCCGGCCGGAGTTCCTCCGTGCGTTCGAGCGCGTGGCCCGGCTCGGAACGAGGCGCGGGGTCGAAGGTCGCGCGCGCCTGCGGGTCCGGGCCCCGCTCCTGCGGTGGACCAAGGCCGAGATCGTGCGCGCCGGCGAGCGGCTCGGCGTTCCGTGGGCGCTCACGTGGAGCTGCTACGCGGGCGGGACGCGGCCCTGCGGCCGCTGTGACGCCTGCCGGCTGAGGGCGCGTGGCTTCGCCGCCGCCGGCGTCGTCGACCCGCTCCTCGTGCGCGCCTAG
- a CDS encoding DUF92 domain-containing protein, which yields MLSFWPALAGALVTVALALGAVAARALTPVAGGVAAAFGIVIVVFAGFPFLAMMILFVVASVAVTRFRFDEKRRAQVQEGASGERGVSNVVAHIVIPTGLALAGGWGPPALPMPALAVLYASALAFGAADTFASELGVLAGRARSILTLRPVPPGTNGGVSGIGEAWAFVGAGTTAIVGLGLFRLFATPLPDFPLFLITVVVAGFVGCQIDSVLGETLENRGYLSKGSTNFLGMLAAVGIAALVVVAAGGAL from the coding sequence GTGCTCTCGTTCTGGCCGGCACTCGCGGGGGCGCTCGTCACGGTCGCCCTCGCGCTGGGCGCCGTTGCGGCCCGGGCCCTGACGCCGGTCGCCGGCGGGGTCGCCGCCGCCTTCGGCATCGTGATCGTGGTGTTCGCGGGATTCCCGTTCCTGGCGATGATGATTCTGTTCGTGGTGGCGAGCGTCGCCGTGACGCGGTTCCGCTTCGACGAGAAGCGGCGGGCGCAGGTCCAGGAGGGTGCCTCGGGCGAGCGCGGGGTATCGAACGTCGTCGCGCACATCGTGATCCCCACGGGGCTCGCGCTGGCGGGGGGATGGGGGCCGCCGGCGCTCCCGATGCCGGCCCTCGCGGTGCTCTATGCGAGCGCCCTCGCCTTCGGCGCGGCGGACACCTTCGCGAGCGAGCTCGGTGTCCTCGCCGGTCGCGCGCGCAGCATCCTCACGCTGCGACCGGTCCCGCCCGGGACGAACGGCGGGGTCTCGGGGATCGGCGAGGCCTGGGCGTTCGTCGGCGCCGGGACGACGGCGATCGTGGGGCTCGGGCTGTTCCGACTGTTCGCGACGCCGCTGCCCGACTTCCCGCTGTTCCTGATCACCGTCGTCGTCGCCGGTTTCGTGGGATGTCAGATCGACTCCGTGCTCGGCGAGACCCTGGAGAACCGCGGGTACCTCTCCAAGGGATCGACGAACTTCCTCGGCATGCTCGCCGCCGTTGGGATCGCCGCGCTCGTGGTGGTGGCCGCCGGAGGGGCGCTGTGA
- a CDS encoding HAD family hydrolase: MATSPRPASEPPVRRALFVDRDGTLNPDLHYLKDADRLELFRGVGDALSLAHDHGFLAICVTNQSGVERGLYTREDVEQIHARLNELLRAHRARIDAFYYCPHAPEHACACRKPGTLLFEEARRDWQIDFASSAIVGDRDIDIEAGRRLGLLTALVPPVSVSPPLAGAPERADAAPEIVASTFANAVQRILARG, from the coding sequence ATGGCAACCTCTCCCCGGCCGGCGTCGGAACCTCCGGTGCGTCGTGCCCTGTTCGTGGATCGGGACGGGACGCTCAATCCCGACCTGCACTACCTCAAGGACGCCGACCGGCTCGAGCTGTTCCGCGGGGTCGGCGACGCGCTGTCCCTCGCCCACGACCACGGGTTCCTGGCGATCTGCGTGACGAATCAATCCGGCGTCGAACGCGGGCTCTACACGCGCGAGGATGTCGAGCAGATCCACGCGAGACTCAACGAGCTCCTGCGAGCGCACCGCGCGCGGATCGATGCGTTCTACTACTGTCCGCACGCCCCCGAGCACGCCTGCGCCTGCCGCAAGCCCGGCACGCTCCTGTTCGAGGAGGCCCGCCGCGACTGGCAGATCGACTTCGCCTCCAGCGCGATCGTCGGCGACCGCGATATCGACATCGAGGCCGGGCGACGTCTCGGGCTGTTGACCGCGCTCGTCCCGCCCGTCTCGGTGAGCCCCCCGCTCGCGGGCGCGCCGGAGCGGGCCGACGCCGCGCCGGAGATCGTCGCGAGCACGTTCGCCAATGCGGTGCAGCGCATCCTCGCGCGCGGCTGA
- a CDS encoding asparagine synthase-related protein: MAAGRRASSAPGEEGLYLELDRAFAPALQAIAEPAAPLCLLFSGGVDSGLLAWELRSRRDVQLLTVGARGATDFAAAAEAARTLGLPWTPEEVDERAARDVLATVPPEVRRLPLTPRTVLVALAIALSRTPPSHVLCGQGPDELFLGYAHFQGLSVDGARRRVQYDLRAALDRDWPLTQEIASGRGRRISAPYLNERFVAAAEAIPLERRRPDPEPKGLFRRWARHRGLPESIARRPKRALQFGSGLARLLRSIGEG; the protein is encoded by the coding sequence ATGGCGGCGGGGCGACGCGCGTCCTCCGCGCCGGGCGAGGAGGGGCTCTATCTCGAGCTCGATCGGGCGTTCGCGCCGGCCCTTCAGGCGATCGCCGAGCCGGCGGCTCCACTCTGCCTGCTCTTCTCCGGCGGCGTGGACTCCGGGTTGCTCGCCTGGGAACTGCGCTCCCGTCGCGACGTGCAGCTACTGACCGTCGGCGCGCGGGGGGCCACCGACTTTGCCGCGGCGGCCGAAGCGGCCCGGACCCTCGGACTGCCCTGGACGCCGGAGGAAGTGGACGAGCGCGCGGCCCGCGACGTGCTCGCGACCGTGCCACCGGAGGTGCGGCGTCTGCCGTTGACGCCCCGAACGGTCCTGGTCGCCCTTGCGATCGCGCTGAGCCGAACTCCGCCGTCCCACGTCCTCTGCGGCCAGGGACCGGACGAGCTCTTCCTCGGCTACGCGCACTTCCAGGGCCTCTCCGTGGACGGCGCCCGACGACGGGTGCAGTACGACCTCCGTGCGGCCCTCGACCGCGACTGGCCGCTCACCCAGGAGATCGCGAGCGGTCGGGGGAGACGCATCAGCGCGCCATACCTAAACGAGCGATTCGTCGCCGCCGCCGAAGCGATCCCGCTCGAGCGACGGCGGCCGGATCCCGAACCCAAGGGTCTCTTCCGACGGTGGGCGCGCCACCGTGGGCTGCCGGAGTCGATCGCGCGTCGGCCGAAGCGGGCGCTCCAGTTCGGCAGCGGGCTCGCCCGCCTCCTCCGCTCGATCGGCGAGGGCTGA
- the purB gene encoding adenylosuccinate lyase — protein sequence MTADAASLFCPLEFRYGRAEVRELFSRGARLARALQVEAALAAAEAEQGMIPTEAAAQIARAADLAHVSVETVDEIERSTHHDVMAMTRALARAAGDGGRWVHYGATSADITETALALELKECAAVLRSDLTDLARTLAELARRHRATAEIARTHGQHGIPISFGHKMAVAAAEVARHRRRLDELRPRLLVGKMAGAVGTGAGFGTHAEAVESGVMQRLGIAADEAPTQLVGRDRLAEFTNWLALVAATAERLSTEVRNLQRTEIAEVSEPFDEASQVGSSTMAQKRNPIVSENITSLARLIRAFALPPLENMVQWHERDLANSANERIVLPHAIVLADDVLVKLTEVFRGLHVDAARMADVVAASDAAMTESLVLALTAKGLARADAHEALRRLTRDAGRGARIAERAKSDPAVTSYLTAAEIDTILDPSSYVRSASARTDRILASLERDLTG from the coding sequence GTGACGGCCGATGCGGCCTCGCTTTTCTGTCCACTCGAGTTCCGCTACGGCCGCGCTGAGGTGCGCGAGCTGTTCTCGCGGGGCGCGCGGCTCGCGCGGGCCCTCCAGGTCGAGGCGGCGCTGGCAGCCGCCGAGGCCGAGCAGGGGATGATCCCGACGGAGGCCGCGGCCCAGATCGCGCGCGCCGCGGATCTAGCCCACGTGTCGGTGGAGACGGTCGACGAGATCGAGCGCTCCACCCACCACGACGTGATGGCGATGACGCGCGCGCTCGCGCGGGCCGCCGGCGACGGCGGACGGTGGGTCCACTACGGAGCGACCAGCGCGGACATCACCGAGACCGCGCTAGCACTCGAGCTCAAGGAGTGTGCCGCGGTCCTGCGGAGCGACCTCACCGATCTCGCCCGGACGCTCGCCGAGCTCGCACGACGCCACCGGGCGACCGCCGAGATCGCCCGCACCCACGGTCAACACGGCATCCCGATCAGCTTCGGCCACAAGATGGCGGTCGCGGCCGCCGAGGTCGCGCGGCACCGGCGGCGCCTCGACGAGCTGCGGCCGCGCCTGCTCGTCGGCAAGATGGCTGGCGCGGTCGGCACCGGCGCCGGGTTCGGAACCCACGCCGAGGCGGTCGAGTCCGGCGTGATGCAGCGCCTCGGGATCGCCGCCGACGAAGCCCCGACCCAGCTGGTCGGGCGCGACCGGCTCGCGGAGTTCACGAACTGGCTCGCGCTGGTCGCCGCCACCGCCGAACGGCTGTCCACCGAGGTGCGCAACCTTCAGCGCACCGAGATCGCGGAGGTCTCCGAGCCGTTCGACGAGGCGAGCCAGGTCGGCAGCTCGACGATGGCGCAGAAGCGCAACCCGATCGTCTCGGAGAACATCACCAGCCTCGCCCGCCTGATCCGGGCCTTCGCGCTCCCGCCGCTGGAGAACATGGTCCAGTGGCACGAGCGGGACCTCGCGAACTCGGCGAACGAGCGGATCGTCCTGCCGCACGCGATCGTGCTCGCCGACGACGTTCTCGTCAAGCTCACCGAGGTGTTTCGGGGCCTGCACGTCGACGCGGCTCGCATGGCCGACGTCGTGGCCGCGTCGGACGCCGCGATGACCGAGAGCCTCGTGCTGGCGCTGACCGCCAAGGGGCTCGCGCGGGCCGACGCTCACGAGGCCCTTCGTCGCCTGACCCGGGACGCGGGGCGCGGCGCGCGGATCGCTGAACGGGCCAAGAGCGATCCGGCCGTGACGAGCTACCTCACGGCCGCCGAGATCGACACGATCCTCGATCCGTCGAGCTACGTCCGGTCGGCGAGCGCCCGCACGGACCGGATCCTGGCCTCGCTCGAGCGGGACCTCACCGGATGA
- a CDS encoding KEOPS complex subunit Pcc1 has translation MTAAPSVWTARLTVALGEARRAARLAEALGPESRREVPRASAAVDRPGPGTVELLVRARDSGAMRAALNTYLGWIHLALETERAGRAPEVEPGA, from the coding sequence ATGACCGCGGCGCCCAGCGTCTGGACGGCGCGACTCACCGTCGCGCTCGGCGAGGCGCGCCGGGCCGCTCGCCTGGCCGAGGCGCTCGGCCCCGAGTCCCGGCGGGAGGTGCCCCGCGCGTCGGCGGCGGTCGACCGGCCGGGGCCGGGAACAGTCGAACTGCTCGTTCGGGCCCGAGATTCCGGCGCGATGCGGGCGGCGCTGAACACCTACCTCGGCTGGATCCATCTCGCCCTCGAGACCGAGCGGGCCGGTCGGGCTCCGGAGGTCGAGCCCGGAGCCTGA
- a CDS encoding prefoldin subunit beta, producing MALPAKLQNDLKQFQRLQQELGNAQQQRLQIDLKLREVTHTLEELKGVADDGVIYRPIGGLLVRAKSKKEVDDLLTEEKETLEVRLKALERQEGHLRERYTTMQQELSQALQAAGVSPAGPADTGDE from the coding sequence GTGGCGCTGCCGGCGAAGCTTCAGAACGACCTCAAGCAGTTCCAGCGACTCCAACAGGAGCTCGGGAACGCGCAGCAGCAGCGGCTCCAGATCGACCTCAAGCTGCGCGAGGTCACGCACACCCTGGAGGAGCTCAAGGGCGTCGCGGACGACGGCGTCATCTACCGCCCGATCGGCGGGCTGCTGGTCCGGGCGAAGAGCAAGAAGGAGGTCGATGACCTCCTGACCGAGGAGAAGGAGACCCTCGAGGTCCGCCTCAAGGCGCTCGAGCGGCAGGAGGGCCACCTGCGCGAGCGCTACACGACGATGCAGCAGGAGCTCTCCCAGGCGCTCCAGGCCGCCGGGGTGTCTCCGGCGGGCCCCGCCGACACCGGCGACGAGTAG